A DNA window from Brassica napus cultivar Da-Ae chromosome A4, Da-Ae, whole genome shotgun sequence contains the following coding sequences:
- the LOC106420580 gene encoding UBP1-associated proteins 1B-like has translation MILTYCIYTNVYSVSMATYLKGSYFLQGFVPPPLPSTMAKDREDRKKEKREKKEKKEKKERKRREAEELAVREKKISKKHKSKSKAAEKPEKKPKKKSKKLQVVEEKPLKKSKKHKKPTESESESEETVTVPPDDSHPIKIPITTTTTTNESDSDSEFDKEDLKHLLETYTKEELVNLIHKTAEKGSRLISAVLESAELDSSKRNIFVRGLGWDTTHETLKAAFEVYGEIEECSVVMDKDTGRAKGYGFVMFKTRKGCREALRNPEKRMFNRTVSCNLAAAKPAGAGKAREPVESVKIDLTQSEVVLPGPPPGLDLGYGLDKGHKNVPQMYGGQNMPFYGHGHAPPGFNPMYFMGNQMGPGVPNFPMFGPGMMTHGPANHMGMAGQYGGEGNGVGPSFDGERAWYLR, from the coding sequence ATGATTTTAACTTACTGTATTTATACAAATGTGTATAGTGTTTCCATGGCAACCTATTTAAAAGGGAGTTACTTTCTCCAGGGTTTTGTCCCCCCCCCACTGCCGTCAACAATGGCGAAAGATAGAGAAGATCGCAAGAAGGAGAAGAGGgagaaaaaggagaagaaagagaaaaaggagAGAAAGCGCCGCGAGGCTGAAGAACTCGCGGTGAGGGAGAAGAAGATCTCTAAGAAGCACAAATCCAAATCCAAAGCGGCCGAGAAACCCgagaagaaaccaaagaagaagTCGAAGAAACTCCAAGTCGTCGAAGAAAAACCACTCAAGAAATCGAAGAAACACAAGAAACCAACTGAATCCGAATCCGAATCCGAAGAGACTGTAACCGTCCCTCCCGATGATTCTCATCCAATTAAGATCCctatcaccaccaccaccactacaAACGAGTCCGATTCTGACTCCGAGTTCGACAAGGAAGACCTCAAGCACCTCCTCGAAACCTACACCAAGGAAGAGCTCGTCAACCTCATCCACAAAACCGCCGAAAAGGGCTCCCGCCTCATCTCCGCCGTCCTCGAGTCCGCCGAGCTAGACAGCTCCAAGCGGAACATCTTCGTCCGCGGCCTCGGGTGGGACACGACGCACGAGACTCTCAAGGCGGCCTTCGAGGTCTACGGGGAGATCGAGGAGTGCTCCGTCGTGATGGACAAGGACACGGGGAGAGCCAAAGGCTACGGCTTCGTCATGTTCAAGACGCGTAAAGGGTGCAGGGAGGCGCTGAGGAATCCCGAGAAGAGGATGTTTAACCGAACCGTGAGCTGTAACTTAGCCGCGGCTAAACCGGCTGGCGCTGGGAAGGCGAGGGAGCCGGTTGAGTCGGTTAAGATTGATTTGACTCAGAGTGAGGTGGTTTTGCCAGGGCCTCCGCcgggtttggatttgggttatGGTCTCGATAAGGGACACAAGAATGTGCCGCAGATGTATGGTGGACAGAACATGCCGTTTTACGGACATGGTCACGCTCCTCCTGGTTTTAATCCAATGTATTTTATGGGTAATCAGATGGGTCCGGGTGTACCGAACTTTCCTATGTTTGGGCCGGGTATGATGACCCATGGGCCGGCGAACCATATGGGGATGGCGGGGCAGTATGGTGGTGAGGGTAATGGTGTTGGTCCTAGTTTTGATGGTGAACGTGCTTGGTATCTCAGATAA
- the LOC106420606 gene encoding uncharacterized protein LOC106420606, producing MVLSAGVEPVPSHHLTITSSLTATKNKKRSRAKSDRSSLFSRALSLSGCWWGFEIQMADELELSPLVPPSPMVDPSEIDLEAGHGEQTQCRICLETDGRDFIAPCKCKGTSKYVHRDCLDHWRAIKEGFAFAHCTTCKAPYYLRVHGAGDTKWRTLKFRFFVTRDILSIFLAVQLVIAALAYIVYFIDSYQQSWLRHIWGFDSEVTFYYMCGALLFFALLGLSGCFITCYDRRVRNDLAQPCRELCLCCCQPGICADCHLPGTICMWADCTACTEGCASAVSECGGCLGGAGEAGLPLIFIMTLVVLGLFTVIGIFYSVLVATMVGQRIWQRHYHILAKRMLTKEYVVEDVDGEMTGSDWSPPVLPSEHVQQLKTLGLL from the exons ATGGTACTTTCTGCCGGCGTAGAACCGGTGCCGAGTCATCATCTCACAATTACTTCTTCTCTAACggcaaccaaaaacaaaaaaaggtcGAGAGCGAAATCGGATCGGAGCTCTCTTTTCTCTcgcgctctctctctctctgggtGTTGGTGGGGATTCGAAATTCAGATGGCGGACGAGCTGGAGTTGTCGCCGTTAGTTCCGCCGTCGCCGATGGTGGATCCTTCCGAGATCGATCTCGAAGCGGGACATGGCGAGCAAACTCAGTGCCGAATCTGCCTTGAGACTGATG GTAGGGATTTCATTGCCCCTTGCAAATGCAAAGGAACTTCAAAGTATGTTCATCGTGATTGCTTGGATCACTGGCGAGCTATAAAG GAAGGCTTTGCGTTTGCACACTGCACTACTTGCAAGGCTCCCTATTATCTCAGAGTTCATGGCGCTGGTGATACGAAATGGAGGACACTGAAGTTTCGCTTCTTTGTTACTCGTGACATTTTATCCATCTTTCTTGCTGTTCAGCTT GTAATTGCTGCATTGGCCTACATTGTCTATTTCATTGATAGTTACCAGCAATCATGGCTTCGTCATATTTGGGGTTTTGACAGTGAGGTCACCTTTTATTACATGTGTG GAGCTTTATTATTCTTTGCTCTGTTGGGTCTATCTGGATGCTTCATAACTTGCTACGACCGCAGAGTTCGCAATGACTTAGCTCAGCCTTGCCGTGAATTGTGTCTCTGCTGCTGTCAACCTGG GATATGCGCAGACTGTCATCTACCAGGAACTATTTGCATGTGGGCAGATTGCACCGCATGTACCGAAGGATGTGCAAGTGCAGTTAGTGAATGTGGTGGCTGCCTTGGAGGTGCAGGGGAAGCTGGATTGCCATTGATCTTCATAATGACATTAGTAGTTCTCGGTTTATTTACGGTTATAGGTATATTCTACAGCGTATTGGTTGCAACCATGGTTGGTCAACGTATTTGGCAGCGCCATTACCACATTCTCGCCAAAAGAATGTTAACAAAG GAGTATGTGGTTGAGGATGTAGATGGGGAAATGACGGGATCTGATTGGTCGCCACCGGTTTTACCGTCTGAGCATGTCCAGCAGCTGAAGACGCTTGGCCTGCTATGA
- the LOC106420690 gene encoding uncharacterized protein LOC106420690 gives MSSMGANYAQLQVMQKKQKEKMMMKKRLEKERHGGVDSGESVGVSSAAPGKSGTRIFPVKSSLSATYEEVRRQD, from the coding sequence ATGTCTTCGATGGGAGCAAACTACGCACAACTACAAGTCATGCAGAAGAAACAAaaggagaagatgatgatgaagaagagactGGAAAAGGAGAGACATGGAGGGGTGGACAGTGGAGAAAGCGTCGGAGTTTCTTCTGCCGCCCCTGGAAAGAGTGGTACCAGAATATTTCCAGTCAAGTCTTCTCTGTCGGCAACTTATGAAGAAGTAAGAAGGCAAGATTGA